Proteins found in one Oncorhynchus gorbuscha isolate QuinsamMale2020 ecotype Even-year linkage group LG15, OgorEven_v1.0, whole genome shotgun sequence genomic segment:
- the LOC123997753 gene encoding cathepsin S-like, producing the protein MMLWSLLLAVLCGTAVALFDPMLEQHWQMWKKTHDKNYQTEVEELGRREVWMRNLQLISLHNLEASMDLHTYDLGMNHMGDMTQEEIVQSFASLLVPADLKREPSAFVGFSGAPIPDSIDWREKGYVTGVKMQGSCGSCWAFSSVGALEGQLMKTTGELIDLSPQNLLDCSSKYGNQGCHGGFMTKAFQYVIDNQGIASDQSYPYKGVQQQCGYNPAQGAANCSRYSFLPEGDEGVLKEAVAIIGPISVGVDSTRPNFAFYRRGVYNDPTCTNKTNHAVLAVGYGTLGGQDYWLVKNSWGLSWGDQGYIRMSRNKDNQCGIALYGCYPVM; encoded by the exons ATGATGTTGTGGAGCCTGCTGCTCGCTGTGCTATGTGGCACAGCAGTTGCCCTGTTTGACCCGATGCTGGAACAGCACTGGCAGATGTGGAAGAAGACACATGACAAGAACTACCAGACTGAG GTTGAGGAGCTGGGCCGAAGGGAGGTCTGGATGAGGAATCTTCAGCTGATCAGCCTCCACAACCTTGAGGCATCCATGGACCTGCACACCTATGACCTGGGCATGAATCACATGGGGGACATG ACCCAGGAGGAGATTGTCCAGTCTTTTGCCTCATTGCTTGTTCCTGCTGACCTCAAGAGGGAGCCCTCTGCATTTGTAGGATTCTCCGGTGCCCCCATACCTGATAGCATTGACTGGAGAGAGAAGGGCTATGTCACTGGAGTCAAAATGCAG GGCTCCTGTGGCTCCTGCTGGGCATTCAGCTCTGTCGGGGCCCTGGAGGGCCAGCTGATGAAGACCACAGGTGAACTGATAGATCTCAGCCCCCAGAACCTGTTGGACTGCTCCAGCAAATACGGCAATCAGGGCTGCCACGGTGGCTTCATGACCAAGGCCTTCCAGTATGTCATCGACAACCAGGGCATTGCCTCTGACCAATCCTACCCTTACAAGGGAGTG CAACAACAGTGTGGCTACAACCCTGCTCAGGGTGCTGCAAACTGTTCCAGATACAGCTTTCTGcctgagggggatgagggggttCTGAAAGAAGCAGTGGCCATCATCGGACCTATCTCTGTCGGCGTTGATTCCACCCGACCTAATTTTGCCTTCTACCGCAGAG GAGTTTACAATGATCCAACTTGCACAAACAAGACGAACCATGCTGTCCTTGCTGTGGGATACGGTACCCTGGGCGGGCAGGATTACTGGCTGGTGAAGAACAG CTGGGGCTTATCGTGGGGAGACCAGGGATATATACGGATGTCACGCAACAAGGACAACCAGTGTGGCATCGCCTTGTACGGCTGCTACCCTGTCATGTAA
- the ctsk gene encoding cathepsin K has product MLLCGCVLLFLGSVLAHPLNEMSLDTQWDSWKTTHLREYNGLGEEAIRRTIWEKNMRLIEAHNEEAALGIHSYELGMNHLGDMTSEEIVEKLTGLQVPMNRDRSNTWIPDNNVVKLPRSIDYRKKGMVTPVKNQLSCGSCWAFSSAGALEGQLAKTTGKLIDLSPQNLVDCVTENNGCGGGYMTNAFEYVEENGGIDTEETYPYLGQDEQCAYNASGMGAQCRGFKEIPEGDEWALTKAVVKVGPVAVGIDATLSTFQFYQRGVYYDPNCNKDDINHAVLAVGYGQTAKGVKFWIVKNSWSESWGKQGYIMMARNRGNACGIANLASYPIM; this is encoded by the exons ATGCTGCTGTGTGGTTGTGTGCTGCTGTTCTTGGGCTCAGTCCTAGCCCATCCCCTGAACGAGATGTCACTGGACACACAATGGGACTCCTGGAAGACCACCCACCTGAGAGAGTACAACGGCCTG GGGGAGGAAGCGATCCGTAGAACCATCTGGGAGAAGAACATGCGTCTGATCGAAGCCCACAATGAGGAGGCCGCTCTGGGCATTCACTCGTACGAGCTGGGCATGAACCACCTGGGAGACATG acgtCAGAGGAGATAGTTGAGAAGCTGACTGGCCTCCAGGTGCCCATGAACAGGGACCGTAGCAACACCTGGATCCCTGACAACAATGTGGTGAAGCTCCCCAGGTCCATCGACTACCGCAAGAAGGGCATGGTGACCCCAGTCAAGAACCAG ctctcctgtggctcctgctgGGCCTTCAGCTCTGCTGGGGCCCTGGAGGGCCAGCTGGCAAAGACCACAGGCAAACTGATAGACCTCAGCCCCCAGAACCTGGTGGACTGTGTCACTGAGAACAATGGCTGTGGTGGAGGCTACATGACCAACGCCTTCGAATATGTTGAGGAAAACGGAGGCATCGACACAGAGGAGACATACCCTTACCTTGGCCAG GATGAGCAGTGTGCCTACAACGCGTCTGGCATGGGTGCTCAGTGTCGCGGGTTCAAGGAGATCCCTGAGGGAGACGAGTGGGCACTGACCAAGGCTGTAGTCAAAGTGGGGCCTGTGGCTGTGGGCATTGATGCCACCCTCTCCACCTTCCAATTCTACCAGAGAG GCGTGTACTACGACCCCAACTGCAACAAGGATGACATCAACCACGCCGTGCTTGCAGTGGGCTATGGACAAACTGCCAAGGGCGTGAAATTCTGGATCGTCAAGAACAG CTGGAGCGAGAGCTGGGGCAAACAGGGCTACATCATGATGGCACGTAACCGCGGGAATGCGTGTGGCATTGCCAACCTGGCCAGTTACCCCATCATGTGA